A region of Coccinella septempunctata chromosome 5, icCocSept1.1, whole genome shotgun sequence DNA encodes the following proteins:
- the LOC123313658 gene encoding exosome component 10: MDVKDTDSNIEDSVKDGEVLGVPSFSNMENFTKEGFNIIKESIKSANELPLSDFDFFELQKPFKNIMTAESNRLLTMMNCILKTYGVKGNFKTSSLDFRADLLVETNDTILERVADCIDEMNGIKKFAIDTTKAEKSTISINGSWNRVNNPKFSANLAATNHVDNPSSVLKLLSGKDIKKPQESFTDKIDNSNDYPWEPRIKEKPNSLKPLAIFLEETEAGEEFSHPYEVELEKFCVPEEQLAVDEEEPVFPKPLEETNFVEVDTEEKLNELLEDLRKYKMIAIDLEHHSYRTFMGITCLMQISTGDTDYIIDTLILRNKLYILNEIFTKPSILKIFHGADSDILWLQRDLSLYIVNMFDTYQASKVLGYSSLSLAYLLERFCNFTPNKHFQMADWRMRPLPEALKRYARDDTHYLIYIYKVMKIELFKKSGNNNKLLCIVYDRSLETCKKRYFKPRCTENSYLDFYGSCKRMFDKRQMYALKELYNWRDQIARKEDESLGYVLPNHMLLQIAETLPREIQGILACCNPVPPLVRSNLSELHQYILKARDISVDQPILLEDTRARGTMIEKQKFDLDNPFFSPFDSSKKCTVESIPVLLEDEEYNIANILDNEESLEKSEPIFSIVKEGNYSIEKPPRKYRSLIPFERYSCVKVFLEEEEKQRAAELKNEENEMNTVDTKPNIPEIIEIEEDVEKIYENLDLLTEDNKTEEERLSLLSNHFSLLSHKTKEDVETEKRLEERLYQKASSMITERVESLAETGGSRKRRREESEEEVSDNEGLEQKFLSPTPVKSENTGAPKKSKKQKKRLNKQTFQRKDNGTPDWARDRGNKRKSGEGTSSDSKKSRFSTPQKNNTSQNKRCNRQIEPFDYSSVDFRQFQGGAGEVNEGKTIRTKFRTKRSNKPSNRGKRHQ; encoded by the coding sequence ATGGATGTGAAAGATACCGACTCAAACATAGAAGACAGTGTGAAGGATGGTGAAGTGCTTGGTGTACCTAGCTTTTCAAATATGGAAAATTTTACCAAGGAAGGATTTAATATtatcaaggaatcaataaaaagtgccaatgaacttccattgaGTGATTTCGACTTTTTTGAATTGCAAAAACCATTCAAGAACATCATGACTGCTGAATCAAACCGCCTTTTAACAATGATGAATTGCATTCTCAAAACTTATGGAGTAAAAGGAAACTTCAAAACTAGCAGCTTAGATTTTAGGGCAGATCTTCTAGTTGAAACTAATGACACAATTTTGGAAAGAGTAGCTGACTGTATCGATGAAATGAATGGTATCAAAAAATTCGCCATTGATACAACGAAGGCTGAAAAATCTACCATATCAATTAACGGATCATGGAATAGAGTGAACAATCCAAAGTTTTCAGCGAATTTGGCTGCTACAAATCATGTTGATAATCCGAGCTCTGTATTGAAACTACTAAGTGGGAAAGATATCAAAAAGCCACAAGAATCTTTCACTGACAAAATTGATAATAGTAATGATTATCCTTGGGAGCCTAGAATTAAAGAGAAGCCAAACTCCCTCAAACCTTTGGCTATATTTTTAGAAGAAACAGAGGCAGGAGAAGAATTCTCACATCCATATGAAGTGGAACTGGAAAAATTTTGTGTACCTGAAGAACAACTTGCAGTAGATGAAGAAGAACCTGTATTTCCTAAACCATTAGAAGAAACAAATTTTGTTGAAGTAGATACAGAGGAAAAGCTCAATGAACTCCTGGAAGATTTAAGAAAGTATAAAATGATTGCTATTGATTTGGAACATCACTCATACAGGACCTTTATGGGTATAACATGTTTAATGCAAATCTCTACAGGTGATACAGACTACATAATTGATACATTGATCTTACGCAACAAGTTATATATtctcaatgaaattttcactaaaCCCAGTAtcctaaaaatatttcatggtGCTGATTCGGATATTTTGTGGTTACAAAGAGATTTATCCCTCTACATAGTAAACATGTTTGATACTTATCAAGCCTCAAAAGTATTGGGCTATTCAAGTCTTTCCCTTGCTTATCTGCTAGAAAGATTCTGTAACTTCACCCCCAATAAACACTTTCAAATGGCAGATTGGAGAATGCGACCACTACCAGAAGCTTTAAAAAGATATGCAAGAGATGACACACACTATCTCATTTATATATATAAAGTAATGAAAATTGAACTTTTTAAAAAGTcaggtaataataataaacttttgTGTATTGTTTACGATAGAAGTTTagaaacttgcaaaaaaaggtACTTTAAACCAAGATGCACAGAAAATAGTTATCTAGATTTTTATGGATCATGTAAAAGAATGTTTGATAAAAGACAAATGTATGCTCTCAAAGAGCTGTATAATTGGAGAGATCAGATTGCTAGGAAGGAAGATGAAAGCTTGGGTTATGTTTTACCTAATCATATGTTACTTCAAATAGCTGAAACATTACCAAGAGAAATACAAGGTATTTTAGCTTGTTGCAATCCTGTACCTCCGTTAGTGAGATCGAACTTGTCAGAACTTCATCAGTACATACTTAAAGCAAGAGATATTTCTGTTGATCAACCTATATTATTAGAAGATACAAGAGCAAGAGGTACAATGATAGAGAAACAGAAATTTGATTTAGATAATCCATTCTTTTCTCCATTTGATTCATCTAAGAAATGCACTGTGGAAAGCATTCCTGTTTTACTAGAAGATGAAGAGTATAATATAGCAAATATACTCGATAATGAAGAATCCCTGGAGAAATCTGAGCCCATATTTTCTATAGTCAAAGAAGGAAATTACTCAATTGAAAAACCACCTAGGAAGTATAGAAGCTTGATTCCATTTGAAAGATACAGCTGTGTGAAAGTATTCTTAGAAGAGGAGGAAAAACAGAGAGCAGCAGaactgaaaaatgaggaaaatgaaatgaacacAGTTGATACAAAGCCTAATATCcctgaaattattgaaattgaagAGGATGTTGAGAAAATATATGAAAACTTGGATCTTCTCACCGAAGACAATAAAACAGAGGAAGAAAGATTATCTCTGCTCAGTAATCACTTCAGTTTGCTCTCGCATAAAACAAAGGAAGATGTAGAAACAGAAAAAAGACTTGAAGAACGATTATATCAAAAAGCATCTTCTATGATAACCGAAAGAGTGGAAAGTCTCGCAGAAACTGGAGGAAGCAGAAAAAGACGAAGAGAGGAAAGTGAGGAAGAGGTATCGGATAACGAAGGTTTAGAGCAAAAATTCTTAAGCCCCACGCCGGTTAAATCAGAAAATACTGGAGCTCCGAAGAAgagtaaaaaacaaaaaaaaagacttAATAAACAAACTTTCCAGAGGAAAGATAATGGTACGCCTGACTGGGCAAGGGACAGGGGTAATAAAAGGAAATCTGGAGAAGGGACAAGTTCTGATTCCAAAAAGAGTAGATTCAGTACGCCTCAAAAAAATAACACTTCTCAGAATAAAAGATGCAACAGACAAATAGAACCTTTTGATTACTCATCAGTTGATTTCAGGCAGTTTCAAGGGGGTGCTGGTGAAGTAAATGAAGGAAAAACTATCAGAACAAAATTCAGAACTAAGCGAAGCAATAAACCAAGTAATAGAGGAAAAAGGCACCAGTGA